In Firmicutes bacterium ASF500, a single genomic region encodes these proteins:
- the yfbR gene encoding 5'-deoxynucleotidase YfbR, giving the protein MAYNFFPMISRMRYINRWGLMRNTRLENIQEHSHQVAVLAHALAVIENRYFGGQIDPGAVAVAALYHDASEILTGDMPTPIKYDNPDIQSAYKDVEAVAEKKLLSMLPPDLRPDFEEAVTIPNPEIHAIVKAADKLSAYLKCVEELKAGNTEFRKAKEQTYAALCQNQSPALKYFMEHFLEGFELTLDELN; this is encoded by the coding sequence TTGGCCTACAACTTTTTCCCTATGATCTCCCGGATGCGGTACATCAACCGCTGGGGCCTGATGCGCAACACCCGGCTGGAGAACATCCAGGAGCACTCCCATCAGGTGGCCGTCCTGGCCCACGCCCTGGCCGTCATTGAGAACCGGTATTTCGGCGGTCAGATCGACCCGGGGGCGGTAGCGGTGGCGGCACTGTACCACGACGCCAGCGAGATCCTCACCGGCGACATGCCCACCCCCATCAAATACGACAACCCGGACATCCAGTCCGCCTATAAGGACGTGGAGGCGGTGGCGGAAAAAAAGCTGTTGTCCATGCTCCCCCCCGACCTGCGCCCCGATTTCGAGGAGGCCGTCACCATCCCGAACCCGGAAATTCACGCCATCGTCAAGGCGGCGGACAAGCTGTCCGCCTACCTCAAGTGCGTGGAGGAGCTGAAAGCGGGCAACACGGAATTCCGAAAGGCCAAGGAGCAGACCTACGCCGCCCTGTGCCAGAACCAGAGCCCCGCCCTGAAATACTTTATGGAACACTTCCTGGAAGGGTTTGAGCTCACGTTGGATGAATTGAACTGA
- a CDS encoding hypothetical protein (UPF0237 protein SP_0238) codes for MKAIVTVIGKDRVGITAAVCSLLAKYNINILDITQTVLQEFFTMVMLVDTAACEKSIGDLTDILAQAGQEEDLSIRIQREDIFNAMHRI; via the coding sequence ATGAAAGCCATCGTCACCGTCATCGGCAAGGACCGGGTGGGCATCACCGCCGCCGTGTGCTCCCTGCTGGCCAAGTACAACATCAACATTCTGGACATCACCCAGACCGTTTTGCAGGAGTTCTTCACCATGGTCATGCTGGTGGACACCGCCGCCTGTGAAAAATCCATCGGCGATCTGACCGATATCCTGGCCCAGGCCGGTCAGGAGGAGGACCTGTCCATCCGCATCCAGCGGGAGGACATTTTTAACGCCATGCACCGAATTTAA
- a CDS encoding hypothetical protein (UPF0210 protein SP_0239), which produces MLNQHEIMQTIQMIDQQHLDVRTITMGISLLSCAHSDVKTSCDKVYDKITKYAENLVATGEAIEKEFGIPIVNKRISVTPIALVAAAAETDSYVPYAQALDRAAKTCGVNFIGGFSALVQKGMTDADRILIRSIPEALATTEIVCASVNVGSTKAGIDMDAVALMGRTIKDLAEKTADKGGFGCAKLVVFCNAVEDNPFMAGAFHGVGEPEKVINVGVSGPGVVYHALQEVKGKPFDVVAETVKKTAFRITRMGQLVAQEASRRLDTPFGIVDLSLAPTPAIGDSVARILEEMGLEVCGTHGTTAALALLNDAVKKGGVMASSHVGGLSGAFIPVSEDEGMIAAARSGALTLDKLEAMTCVCSVGLDMIAVPGDTPAETISAIIADEAAIGMVNSKTTAVRIIPAPGCTVGDTVEFGGLLGSAPIQPVHPFSAKEFVDRGGRIPAPMQSLKN; this is translated from the coding sequence ATGCTCAACCAACACGAAATCATGCAGACCATCCAGATGATCGACCAGCAGCATCTGGACGTGCGCACCATCACCATGGGCATCTCCCTGCTGTCCTGCGCTCACAGCGACGTGAAAACCTCCTGTGACAAGGTGTACGACAAAATCACAAAATACGCCGAAAACCTGGTCGCCACCGGCGAGGCCATCGAGAAGGAGTTCGGCATCCCCATTGTCAACAAGCGCATCTCGGTAACCCCCATCGCCCTGGTGGCCGCGGCGGCGGAGACGGACAGCTACGTCCCCTACGCTCAGGCCCTGGACCGGGCGGCTAAGACCTGCGGCGTCAACTTCATCGGCGGCTTCTCCGCCCTGGTCCAGAAGGGGATGACCGACGCCGACCGCATCCTCATCCGCTCCATCCCCGAGGCCCTGGCCACGACGGAGATCGTCTGCGCCTCCGTCAACGTGGGCTCTACAAAGGCGGGCATCGACATGGACGCGGTGGCCCTCATGGGCAGGACCATTAAGGACCTGGCGGAGAAAACCGCCGATAAGGGCGGCTTCGGCTGCGCCAAGCTGGTGGTGTTCTGCAACGCCGTGGAGGACAACCCCTTTATGGCCGGCGCGTTTCACGGGGTAGGCGAGCCGGAAAAGGTTATCAACGTAGGCGTCTCCGGTCCCGGTGTGGTCTACCACGCCCTCCAGGAGGTGAAGGGCAAGCCCTTCGACGTGGTGGCCGAGACGGTGAAAAAGACCGCCTTCCGCATCACCCGCATGGGCCAGCTGGTGGCTCAGGAGGCCAGCCGGAGGCTGGACACCCCCTTCGGCATCGTGGACCTGTCCCTGGCCCCCACCCCCGCCATCGGAGACAGCGTGGCCCGTATCCTGGAGGAGATGGGCCTGGAGGTCTGCGGCACCCACGGCACCACCGCCGCCCTGGCCCTGCTCAACGACGCGGTGAAGAAGGGGGGCGTTATGGCCTCCTCCCATGTGGGCGGTCTGTCCGGCGCTTTTATCCCCGTCAGCGAGGACGAGGGTATGATCGCCGCCGCCCGGTCCGGGGCCCTCACCCTGGACAAGCTGGAGGCTATGACCTGTGTCTGCTCCGTGGGACTGGACATGATCGCCGTCCCCGGCGACACCCCCGCCGAGACCATCTCCGCCATCATCGCCGACGAGGCCGCCATCGGCATGGTCAACTCCAAGACCACCGCCGTGCGCATCATCCCCGCCCCCGGCTGCACCGTGGGAGACACGGTGGAGTTCGGCGGCCTGCTGGGCTCCGCTCCCATCCAGCCCGTCCACCCCTTCTCCGCCAAGGAATTTGTGGACCGGGGTGGCCGCATCCCCGCCCCTATGCAGAGTCTGAAAAACTAG
- a CDS encoding IS1182 family transposase ISBcl1 — protein sequence MVDTESLVPPEHLLRQVDAAVDFEKLYEIVEPLYSEEEGRRSIDPVVLFKIVLLQHLDGNTSLRGTLRRAQTDVAYRWFLRYTLSEELPHFSTVSYNFRHRYTPETIELVFQWILEEAGSAGALTPAAVFIDGTHIKASANLKKKMKQEVPAAAKRYQEELLAEVNADREAHGKKPLDDEEEPPKAGGKKQDNTSKKKQSRRKKAAKKQKTITVSTTDPEGGMFHKGEHERCFAYEAHTACDKSGYVLETVVTPGNVHDSVAFDDVYDKLIQSFPEVETVVADAAYKTPHICKKVFRDGRVLSTAYKRPMTMKGGHPWWSYVYDEYYDCVICPEYHILSYHTTNRDGYREYRSDPKICAQCPSRHLCTRSKNCVKTVLRHIWKGYEELADDASYTPEYKQLYARRKETIERVLPMQKKNTPCAIPFTVVWPRFPTG from the coding sequence ATGGTGGACACAGAAAGCCTGGTGCCACCCGAACATCTATTGCGGCAGGTGGATGCAGCGGTAGATTTCGAGAAATTGTACGAAATCGTGGAGCCGTTGTACAGTGAAGAAGAGGGCCGGCGGAGCATCGACCCAGTGGTGCTGTTCAAAATCGTATTGCTGCAGCATTTGGATGGGAATACCTCTTTGCGGGGAACGCTGCGCAGAGCCCAGACAGATGTAGCATACCGGTGGTTTCTGCGATACACGCTGAGTGAGGAGCTGCCCCATTTTTCCACGGTGAGCTACAACTTCCGGCACCGGTACACTCCGGAAACGATAGAGTTGGTGTTTCAGTGGATATTGGAGGAGGCGGGCAGTGCGGGAGCACTGACCCCGGCGGCGGTATTTATAGATGGGACACACATCAAAGCCAGCGCAAATCTGAAGAAGAAAATGAAGCAGGAGGTACCAGCAGCGGCAAAACGATACCAGGAAGAACTGCTGGCGGAAGTGAACGCGGACCGGGAGGCTCATGGAAAAAAGCCACTGGATGATGAAGAAGAACCACCCAAAGCTGGAGGGAAGAAACAGGACAACACCTCAAAAAAGAAGCAGAGCCGGAGGAAGAAAGCGGCAAAAAAGCAGAAAACAATAACGGTATCCACCACAGACCCGGAGGGTGGAATGTTCCACAAAGGGGAGCACGAGCGGTGCTTTGCTTATGAGGCCCATACCGCCTGTGACAAGAGCGGTTACGTATTGGAAACAGTGGTCACCCCCGGAAATGTCCATGACAGCGTGGCATTTGACGATGTTTACGACAAATTGATTCAATCGTTTCCAGAGGTTGAGACAGTGGTGGCGGACGCTGCCTACAAGACCCCGCATATCTGCAAAAAGGTATTTCGAGATGGCCGGGTATTGTCTACAGCCTACAAGCGGCCCATGACGATGAAGGGTGGACATCCCTGGTGGTCTTACGTCTATGATGAATATTATGACTGCGTGATCTGCCCGGAATACCACATCCTGTCCTACCACACCACCAACCGGGATGGATACCGTGAATACCGCAGCGACCCAAAAATCTGTGCCCAATGTCCCTCCCGGCATTTATGCACCCGCTCAAAAAACTGCGTGAAGACTGTCCTGCGGCACATCTGGAAGGGCTATGAGGAACTGGCCGATGATGCCAGCTACACCCCGGAGTACAAGCAACTCTATGCAAGGCGCAAAGAGACCATTGAGCGAGTTTTGCCGATGCAAAAGAAAAACACGCCATGCGCTATACCGTTTACCGTGGTCTGGCCCAGGTTTCCAACTGGGTGA
- the walR_1 gene encoding Transcriptional regulatory protein WalR, whose product MANRILVVDDEAEIADLIEAYLTGENYTVFKFYSATEALACINTTELDLAILDVMMPEIDGFALCQKIREKYTWPIIMLTAKDEETDKIAGLTLGADDYVTKPFRPLELMARVKSQLRRYHRYNPAHSDSGEAPPSAPVDTIACGELTMNIKAHTCFLDEKPLVLTPTEFSILRILLENAGNVVSSEELFHKIWQDEYYSKSNNTITVHIRHLREKLGDSMDKPRFIKTIWGVGYKIEN is encoded by the coding sequence ATGGCTAATCGGATTTTAGTTGTAGATGATGAAGCTGAAATTGCCGACCTGATTGAAGCCTATCTGACCGGCGAGAATTACACAGTATTCAAATTCTACTCGGCAACGGAAGCCCTTGCGTGTATCAACACCACGGAGCTTGACCTCGCTATTCTGGATGTGATGATGCCGGAAATAGACGGGTTTGCGCTGTGCCAGAAGATACGGGAAAAGTACACCTGGCCCATTATCATGCTGACGGCCAAGGATGAAGAAACGGACAAAATCGCTGGGCTGACCCTGGGGGCTGACGACTATGTAACCAAGCCCTTCCGCCCTCTGGAGCTGATGGCCAGGGTGAAATCCCAACTGCGCCGGTATCACAGGTACAACCCTGCCCATTCAGACAGTGGCGAAGCGCCCCCTTCCGCTCCAGTGGACACCATCGCCTGCGGTGAATTGACCATGAATATCAAAGCGCACACCTGTTTCCTGGACGAAAAACCACTGGTGCTGACCCCTACGGAATTTTCCATTCTGCGTATCCTTCTGGAGAACGCCGGGAATGTGGTCAGCTCAGAAGAACTGTTTCACAAAATCTGGCAGGACGAGTATTACAGCAAATCCAACAACACCATCACCGTCCACATACGCCATCTGCGGGAAAAGCTGGGGGACAGCATGGACAAGCCCAGGTTTATCAAAACGATATGGGGGGTAGGGTATAAAATTGAAAACTGA
- the sasA_7 gene encoding Adaptive-response sensory-kinase SasA, with translation MKTDRKDEYSAFQATLIRRVGGSVALSITIVMAMYLLFWKRRMGNWIVWFLQNILQMDFYDAYNFYGDYFRGNKDRFFIAAITIVFAVLLWRVFRGMTRYFEEINQGIETLLADDENQIQLSPEMLPFERKLNTVKRTLAERKAETALAEQRKDELVMYLAHDIRTPLTSVIGYLNLLEEEPNMPGEQRAKRVHIALEKAYRLEAMINEFFEITRYNSQQITLSKETIDLYYMLVQLSDELSPVFAPRGNTVALHLAEDLTVEADPEKLARVFSNILKNAASYSYPRTEITISAEKSEHEVTIQFQNSGEDIPGEALASLFDKFYRADKSRSSDTGGTGLGLAIAKEIVVLHGGTISATSKNHVVTFTISLPLAH, from the coding sequence TTGAAAACTGATCGAAAGGACGAGTATTCCGCATTCCAGGCAACTCTCATACGGCGGGTGGGCGGCAGCGTTGCGCTCTCCATTACGATTGTCATGGCAATGTATCTGCTGTTCTGGAAGCGGCGGATGGGGAACTGGATCGTATGGTTTCTGCAAAATATTCTGCAAATGGATTTTTATGACGCCTATAATTTTTATGGTGACTACTTCCGGGGCAACAAGGATCGTTTTTTTATTGCGGCTATTACAATCGTTTTTGCCGTGCTGTTGTGGCGGGTGTTCCGGGGGATGACCCGCTATTTTGAGGAAATCAATCAAGGTATCGAGACGCTGTTGGCTGACGATGAAAACCAAATCCAACTCTCGCCGGAAATGCTGCCCTTTGAGCGGAAGCTGAACACGGTAAAGCGGACGCTGGCGGAGCGAAAAGCGGAAACAGCCCTGGCGGAACAGCGGAAGGACGAGCTGGTGATGTATCTGGCCCACGATATTCGCACGCCCCTCACGTCTGTGATCGGCTACCTCAATCTGTTGGAGGAGGAGCCAAATATGCCCGGGGAGCAACGGGCCAAGCGTGTCCATATCGCGTTGGAAAAGGCTTACCGGCTGGAGGCCATGATCAACGAGTTTTTTGAGATCACCCGGTACAATTCCCAGCAGATCACCTTGTCCAAGGAAACGATTGACCTGTACTATATGCTGGTGCAGCTATCCGATGAATTGTCCCCGGTCTTTGCCCCCAGGGGAAACACCGTCGCATTACATTTGGCCGAGGATTTGACAGTGGAGGCCGATCCGGAAAAGCTGGCCCGAGTGTTCAGCAACATTCTGAAAAATGCGGCATCGTACAGCTACCCCCGCACTGAGATCACGATCTCCGCAGAAAAATCGGAACATGAGGTCACCATTCAATTTCAGAACAGCGGCGAGGATATTCCCGGCGAGGCTTTGGCGTCTCTCTTTGACAAGTTCTACCGGGCGGACAAATCCCGTTCCTCCGACACAGGCGGCACAGGGCTGGGCTTGGCTATCGCCAAGGAGATCGTGGTACTTCATGGCGGGACAATCAGCGCAACCAGCAAAAACCATGTTGTTACATTCACAATTTCTCTGCCGCTGGCACATTAG
- the vanW_1 gene encoding Vancomycin B-type resistance protein VanW, with product MGRKRLTQFFPCLLPLRKKQKIFCYYMGMRLDHNRYSKTRSDMMLSHPLFHANWPLYNYKTGYELAYQENKAYNCKLAAKVLDRLMIAPGETFSFWNAVRGADQETAYKNGYVLSDGRLQLLPGGGLCQMSSFLYWLFLHTPLTITEQHTHGIDLHLNMPGIPQGIDAAVAEGWLDLKVKNNTAHTFQLLVAVDSHNMSGAVLSDTRLRPVCQKQIS from the coding sequence ATGGGAAGAAAACGGTTGACACAGTTTTTTCCGTGCCTGCTGCCGCTGCGGAAAAAACAGAAGATATTCTGCTACTATATGGGAATGAGGTTAGACCATAACCGCTATTCAAAAACACGCTCCGACATGATGCTGTCCCATCCGCTCTTTCATGCAAACTGGCCTCTTTATAACTATAAAACGGGCTATGAGCTGGCCTACCAGGAGAACAAGGCTTACAACTGCAAACTGGCGGCAAAGGTGCTTGATCGGCTGATGATCGCCCCCGGCGAGACGTTTTCCTTCTGGAACGCTGTGCGGGGCGCAGATCAGGAAACGGCCTATAAAAACGGGTATGTTCTGTCTGACGGACGGCTCCAGCTTCTGCCGGGGGGCGGGCTGTGCCAAATGAGCAGTTTTCTGTACTGGCTGTTCCTGCATACCCCGCTGACTATCACGGAACAGCATACCCACGGGATCGACCTCCATCTCAATATGCCCGGTATTCCACAGGGCATCGACGCGGCGGTGGCCGAGGGCTGGCTGGATTTGAAGGTCAAGAACAACACAGCCCACACATTTCAGCTCCTGGTTGCTGTTGACAGCCATAACATGAGCGGTGCGGTGCTGTCGGATACAAGGCTGCGGCCTGTCTGCCAAAAACAAATTAGTTAA
- the vanYB_1 gene encoding D-alanyl-D-alanine carboxypeptidase, whose translation MMEEKMMQVRNDRPRRSQKRRKRRFPWGDLAATLLAAAICVYVFLSFGETTPEGEAPVRGASTPTTARVQDDLQAAQTDVDWELLLVNYENAVPESYEISLAEVHGGEKVDERILASLTEMLEAAKEGNLGQLPVVVSGYRTHEKQKSLFDNKVAKFQKQGYAKDEAKEAAKGWVALPGYSEHQVGLAVDINGATYDLYFWLQENSYKYGCQLPLKKERRSCTWPGSG comes from the coding sequence ATGATGGAAGAAAAAATGATGCAAGTCCGTAACGACCGCCCGCGCCGCAGTCAAAAGCGCCGAAAAAGGCGTTTCCCCTGGGGAGACCTTGCGGCGACACTGCTGGCAGCCGCCATTTGCGTGTATGTCTTTCTGTCCTTTGGTGAAACGACGCCCGAGGGGGAGGCGCCGGTAAGGGGCGCGTCCACTCCGACCACGGCCAGGGTGCAGGACGACCTGCAAGCGGCCCAAACGGATGTCGACTGGGAACTGCTGCTGGTAAACTATGAGAACGCCGTCCCGGAAAGCTATGAGATCAGCCTGGCGGAAGTACACGGCGGGGAAAAGGTGGATGAACGTATTCTCGCTTCTCTGACGGAAATGCTGGAGGCCGCGAAGGAGGGAAACCTGGGACAGCTTCCGGTAGTGGTGTCCGGCTACCGTACCCATGAAAAGCAAAAGAGCCTTTTTGACAACAAGGTCGCTAAGTTTCAGAAGCAGGGGTACGCCAAGGACGAAGCGAAGGAGGCGGCAAAGGGATGGGTGGCTCTCCCGGGATACAGCGAGCACCAAGTCGGGCTGGCGGTGGACATCAACGGAGCCACCTACGACCTCTATTTCTGGCTTCAGGAGAACAGCTACAAGTATGGTTGTCAACTTCCTTTAAAAAAGGAGCGCCGCTCTTGTACTTGGCCGGGGTCGGGATAA
- the pknL gene encoding Serine/threonine-protein kinase PknL, which yields MYSWLTEKLRTEFEEVRLLKESPRGSVRLIRHNAGGKQFILRRFQGNGEVYHRLLGCSCRYLPLVYEAAEQDGENIVVEEFVQGDTLDFLLKEALFSPQETKQTVKQLCHGLWVLHSMAAVHRDIKPENVILRGNDTVLIDFDAARLHKPEAEADTHILGTTGFAAPEQYGLGQSDTRTDIYSLGVLMNVMLTGQHPSKKLAEGRLGRVIQRCTQVNPAKRYKDVMYLAEALS from the coding sequence ATGTATTCCTGGCTGACAGAGAAGCTGCGGACCGAGTTTGAGGAGGTTCGGCTTTTGAAAGAAAGTCCTCGGGGCAGTGTGCGGCTGATCCGGCACAACGCCGGGGGAAAACAGTTCATCCTCCGCCGCTTCCAGGGGAACGGGGAGGTATACCACCGTCTGCTGGGCTGTTCCTGCCGGTATCTTCCCCTGGTCTATGAGGCGGCGGAGCAGGACGGGGAAAATATCGTCGTTGAGGAATTCGTCCAGGGGGACACCCTGGATTTTCTTTTGAAGGAGGCTCTGTTCTCTCCCCAGGAGACAAAGCAGACCGTCAAGCAGCTGTGTCACGGGCTGTGGGTGCTCCACTCCATGGCCGCCGTCCATCGGGACATCAAGCCGGAGAACGTGATCCTCCGGGGAAATGACACGGTGCTCATCGACTTCGACGCCGCCCGCCTCCACAAGCCGGAGGCGGAGGCCGACACTCATATCCTGGGCACCACCGGCTTTGCCGCCCCGGAGCAGTACGGCCTGGGCCAGTCGGATACCCGGACGGACATCTACTCCCTGGGCGTGCTGATGAACGTGATGCTCACCGGACAGCACCCCTCCAAAAAACTGGCGGAGGGCCGGCTTGGCCGGGTGATCCAGCGGTGCACCCAGGTCAACCCGGCCAAGCGGTATAAGGACGTAATGTATCTGGCGGAGGCGCTGTCATGA